The following are encoded in a window of Geobacter metallireducens GS-15 genomic DNA:
- a CDS encoding trehalose-phosphatase, producing MNDSSQRLWIFSFDGVLTTAGTDRTRARLHRLTRQLLEELAGTPGERVAVLSSRSLEDLVSRVAIPGVFLGGGCGTEWHIPGGDSMTLSGRPKDLLMEKRDILLPVLRDLAELPGVTFEDRRWSAVFHVAGAAPKTKRTLDDRLQEACRDGRGALYRYPDMVEALFLPEITMEFGVRALCHLLRHEGAIICAGSDANDATALGWVVRQGGTAFSVGRRPLVSGSTAVVDLRSLVRQVRDLAGTSPPLPARWPERRYNKAA from the coding sequence GTGAACGATTCGTCACAAAGACTCTGGATATTTTCTTTTGATGGTGTACTGACGACAGCGGGGACCGACCGGACCAGGGCCCGCCTGCACCGGCTCACCCGCCAACTTTTGGAGGAACTCGCCGGCACCCCCGGCGAACGGGTTGCGGTCCTCTCCAGCCGCTCCCTTGAAGACCTCGTCTCCCGGGTCGCCATACCGGGAGTTTTTCTCGGGGGGGGATGCGGGACTGAATGGCACATCCCCGGCGGGGACTCCATGACCCTTTCCGGCCGGCCCAAGGATCTCCTCATGGAAAAGCGGGACATCCTCCTGCCGGTGCTGCGGGACCTTGCCGAACTGCCGGGGGTAACCTTCGAGGACCGCCGCTGGTCTGCCGTCTTCCATGTCGCCGGCGCGGCACCAAAGACAAAGCGGACCCTCGATGACCGGCTCCAGGAAGCCTGCCGCGACGGGCGCGGCGCCCTCTATCGGTACCCCGACATGGTGGAAGCCCTCTTTCTCCCCGAAATCACCATGGAATTCGGCGTGCGCGCCCTCTGCCACCTTCTCAGGCACGAGGGAGCAATCATATGCGCCGGCAGCGACGCCAACGATGCCACGGCTCTCGGCTGGGTGGTGCGCCAGGGGGGAACGGCCTTCTCCGTCGGCAGACGCCCCCTTGTGTCCGGCTCGACAGCCGTAGTAGACTTGCGGTCGCTGGTGCGCCAAGTCCGGGACCTTGCGGGGACAAGCCCCCCCCTCCCGGCACGATGGCCCGAACGGCGTTACAATAAGGCAGCATAA
- the yedF gene encoding sulfurtransferase-like selenium metabolism protein YedF, producing MKIIDCRNMACPAPVVTTKRALEEAGGETVQVLVDPGAPRENVIRFAENRGFAVSEVEADNGFALTITSPGSAPVEPVRTVAGKGGKTVMLVASDRLGDGPEELGRLLMKNFIITLLDLAELPDRMLFVNTGVLLTTEGSEVLEALQSLGNRGVEVLSCGVCLDFFHRKEKLVAGSVTNMFTIAESLLGAGSVVRL from the coding sequence ATGAAAATAATCGACTGCAGGAATATGGCCTGTCCCGCGCCGGTGGTTACCACCAAGCGGGCACTTGAGGAGGCGGGTGGCGAGACGGTGCAGGTCCTCGTGGACCCTGGAGCCCCCCGGGAGAACGTGATCCGCTTTGCCGAAAACCGCGGTTTTGCCGTCAGTGAAGTCGAGGCTGACAACGGTTTCGCCCTCACTATCACCTCGCCGGGGAGTGCCCCGGTCGAGCCGGTCCGGACCGTGGCGGGGAAGGGGGGCAAGACCGTAATGCTCGTGGCCTCCGACCGGCTCGGGGACGGCCCCGAGGAGCTGGGGCGGCTCCTCATGAAGAACTTCATCATCACCCTCCTTGACCTTGCGGAGCTTCCTGACCGGATGCTCTTCGTCAATACCGGGGTTCTTCTCACCACGGAAGGGTCCGAGGTGCTGGAGGCCCTGCAAAGCCTTGGTAATCGTGGGGTTGAGGTCCTCTCCTGCGGTGTCTGTCTCGACTTTTTCCACCGCAAGGAGAAGCTCGTGGCCGGATCGGTCACCAACATGTTCACCATTGCCGAGAGCCTCTTGGGGGCAGGGTCGGTGGTCAGATTATAG
- a CDS encoding c-type cytochrome — protein MKFRTFTLTEILTLAIAFAAYGVICITGTATGSTGGASLTTGHGQTLSDTSSAGTPAATEDFRGSADFPEPSPVRKTAKKTVAQRSMPVDGASLYYTSNCAGCHGTMSNLRGATAEMIQSAIDSNAGGMGFHVTLSPEEIHSIADALK, from the coding sequence ATGAAATTCAGAACTTTCACATTGACGGAAATCCTGACCCTGGCCATTGCCTTCGCGGCATATGGCGTCATCTGCATAACAGGAACAGCCACGGGAAGTACCGGCGGAGCCAGCCTCACAACGGGACATGGCCAGACACTCTCCGACACATCTTCCGCCGGCACCCCTGCCGCAACCGAGGACTTCAGGGGATCTGCCGATTTCCCCGAGCCGTCGCCCGTCCGCAAGACCGCGAAGAAAACAGTGGCCCAGCGGTCCATGCCCGTGGATGGCGCATCGCTCTACTACACCAGCAACTGTGCCGGTTGCCACGGCACCATGTCCAACCTGAGGGGGGCCACCGCGGAGATGATCCAGTCCGCCATAGACAGTAACGCAGGGGGCATGGGATTCCACGTCACCCTCTCCCCGGAAGAAATCCACTCCATCGCCGACGCGCTGAAGTAG
- a CDS encoding sulfite exporter TauE/SafE family protein: MFLLAYLALGAFAGVLAGLLGVGGGIVIVPALTFLFTAQGLPAPYIAHLALGTSLATIIFTSVSSLRAHHGRGAVEWRVVRRISAGIVAGTLAGSWVAAQLSTRSLKVFFVVFLYYVAIQMLLNIRPKPSRQLPGTGGMLGVGGVIGAVSSLVGIGGGSLSVPFMVWCNISMHNAIGTSAAIGFPIALAGAAGYMANGLVVTSLPPWSVGFVYLPALAGIALASVITAPFGARLAHNLPVSGLKKIFALLLIVMGTKLLSGLL; the protein is encoded by the coding sequence ATGTTCCTGCTGGCCTACCTGGCCCTCGGCGCCTTTGCCGGCGTCCTGGCGGGGCTTCTCGGCGTGGGGGGAGGAATCGTCATCGTGCCGGCCCTCACCTTCCTCTTCACCGCCCAGGGGCTTCCCGCTCCCTACATCGCCCACCTGGCGCTGGGGACCTCCCTCGCCACCATCATCTTCACCTCGGTGTCGAGCCTGCGAGCCCACCATGGCCGGGGAGCCGTAGAGTGGCGGGTGGTGCGCCGCATCTCCGCCGGCATCGTCGCCGGCACCCTGGCCGGGAGCTGGGTGGCGGCACAGCTGTCGACCCGCTCCCTCAAGGTCTTCTTCGTGGTCTTCCTCTACTACGTGGCAATCCAGATGCTCCTCAACATCCGGCCCAAACCCTCGCGCCAACTGCCGGGCACGGGAGGGATGCTCGGCGTCGGGGGGGTCATCGGAGCGGTTTCCAGCCTCGTGGGGATCGGCGGCGGGAGCCTGTCGGTCCCGTTCATGGTCTGGTGCAACATATCAATGCACAATGCCATCGGCACCTCGGCCGCCATTGGCTTCCCCATAGCCCTGGCCGGAGCTGCCGGCTACATGGCGAACGGCCTCGTGGTCACGTCCCTTCCCCCCTGGTCCGTCGGTTTTGTGTACCTCCCGGCCCTGGCCGGCATCGCCCTGGCGAGCGTCATTACTGCCCCCTTCGGCGCACGCCTTGCCCACAACCTTCCCGTATCAGGCCTCAAGAAGATCTTCGCCCTGCTCCTCATCGTCATGGGGACAAAGCTCCTTTCAGGGCTCCTGTAA
- a CDS encoding ferritin family protein — protein sequence MARMSVDMMTVLHKCAEIELKSMELYDLYADCFTHDLDVARMWRRAAREEEDHANQFRLALKMRDGVIREVNLDPCRVEYILKELQFAIDRVKLSCPTLEEAFHSAIKLEEDLSGMHVQYVVDFEDEMCRKFFNALMMDDKIHVSRLREAYDRQTKTRDR from the coding sequence ATGGCAAGAATGTCAGTCGATATGATGACGGTGCTTCACAAGTGTGCCGAGATCGAGCTCAAGAGCATGGAACTGTATGATCTCTATGCCGACTGTTTCACGCACGATCTGGATGTTGCCCGGATGTGGCGCCGGGCCGCCCGCGAGGAGGAGGACCACGCCAACCAGTTCCGGCTTGCTTTGAAGATGAGGGACGGAGTCATAAGGGAGGTAAACCTTGACCCCTGCCGGGTTGAATACATCCTTAAGGAACTCCAGTTTGCCATCGACAGAGTGAAACTGAGTTGCCCCACGCTGGAGGAGGCCTTCCATTCGGCAATCAAGCTGGAGGAGGATCTGTCAGGGATGCATGTACAGTATGTGGTGGACTTCGAGGACGAGATGTGCAGAAAGTTTTTCAACGCCCTGATGATGGACGATAAGATCCATGTGAGCCGGCTCAGGGAGGCCTATGATCGACAAACAAAAACCCGCGACCGGTAA
- a CDS encoding transglutaminase domain-containing protein produces the protein MSVAILMSVAVSTAFGAASRAGVVTVDVDLSAQEKGKEVKLWLPYPVSDANQSITGISVTGDYAESGVYTDRANGTPILYTRWKDDATSRKLSFTFAAERQEVVRRAFPKKETAWDPADYRQYLAPTSLGPTSGEVKKLADSITKGKQTVLEKARAIYDWTCENTYRDPNTKGCGKGDVCALLQKPGGKCTDISSVFVALSRAAGVPAREIFGIRLGKKAQEDITGWQHCWVEFYLPGYGWVPVDPADVRKAILVENLKLDDATTKECREYFWGGIDPYRIALAVGRDLVLNPPQDGPPLNTFGYPYAEVGGKAVDFYDPQGFRYSIRYREK, from the coding sequence ATGTCTGTGGCAATCCTTATGTCCGTTGCCGTATCTACCGCTTTCGGCGCGGCGAGCCGGGCCGGGGTCGTGACCGTCGATGTGGACCTGTCGGCCCAGGAAAAGGGGAAAGAGGTGAAACTCTGGCTCCCCTATCCGGTCAGCGACGCCAATCAGTCAATCACCGGCATCAGCGTCACGGGAGACTACGCCGAGTCCGGCGTTTACACCGACCGGGCCAACGGGACGCCCATCCTCTATACCCGGTGGAAGGACGACGCCACCAGCCGCAAGCTCTCCTTTACCTTTGCCGCCGAGCGGCAGGAGGTTGTCCGGCGTGCGTTCCCGAAGAAGGAGACGGCCTGGGATCCGGCCGACTACCGGCAGTACCTGGCCCCCACGAGCCTCGGCCCCACCAGCGGCGAGGTGAAGAAGCTGGCCGATTCCATAACCAAAGGGAAGCAGACGGTCTTGGAGAAAGCCCGGGCCATCTATGACTGGACCTGCGAGAACACCTATCGAGACCCCAATACCAAGGGGTGCGGCAAGGGTGACGTCTGCGCCCTGCTCCAGAAGCCGGGCGGGAAGTGCACTGACATCTCCTCGGTCTTCGTCGCCCTCTCCCGCGCGGCCGGCGTGCCGGCCCGTGAGATCTTCGGCATCCGCCTCGGCAAGAAGGCCCAGGAGGATATCACCGGATGGCAGCACTGCTGGGTCGAGTTCTATCTCCCCGGCTACGGGTGGGTGCCGGTGGACCCGGCAGACGTCCGCAAGGCGATACTGGTGGAGAACCTGAAGCTGGACGATGCGACGACAAAGGAATGCCGGGAGTATTTCTGGGGGGGGATCGACCCCTACCGCATCGCGCTGGCCGTGGGGCGCGACCTGGTCCTCAATCCGCCCCAGGATGGGCCGCCTCTGAACACCTTCGGCTATCCCTATGCCGAGGTAGGGGGGAAGGCGGTCGATTTTTACGATCCGCAGGGTTTCCGCTACTCGATCAGGTACAGAGAAAAATAG
- a CDS encoding selenium metabolism-associated LysR family transcriptional regulator — protein sequence MNLKQLEVFLAVAESGSFSRGAEATFITQSTVSQHIAALENELGVKLLDRTGRGALLTEGGKLLLEHARRVVAGAREIEPAMRRFRGVEEAELRVGGSNIPGDHMIPEILPLFLARHPGVRLTLLQGDSREILDKVAREEVEIGIIGSRFDDEGFAFTPLGRDEIRLIAGSAHPLAGRGPVGIDVLARQEFIMREPGSGTARTIAHALAGAGVAPATLAVRASLGSNEAVKHAVASGLGVSFLSEISVRKELGRGELVEIPVDGLKISRTFYLVQRDGRELSPAARAFADLMREQYR from the coding sequence ATGAACCTCAAGCAGCTGGAAGTTTTCCTTGCCGTGGCCGAAAGCGGCAGCTTCTCCCGGGGAGCCGAGGCCACGTTCATTACCCAATCGACGGTGAGCCAGCATATCGCGGCCCTGGAAAATGAACTGGGGGTAAAACTCCTGGACCGCACGGGGCGTGGGGCGCTCCTGACCGAGGGGGGAAAGCTCCTTCTGGAGCACGCCCGCAGGGTGGTGGCGGGCGCCCGCGAGATCGAGCCGGCCATGCGGCGCTTCCGGGGGGTGGAAGAGGCGGAACTTCGCGTGGGGGGAAGCAACATTCCGGGCGACCACATGATCCCGGAGATCCTGCCCCTCTTCCTTGCGCGGCATCCCGGTGTCCGCCTGACGCTTCTCCAGGGGGACAGCCGGGAGATTCTGGACAAGGTGGCGCGGGAAGAGGTGGAGATCGGCATCATCGGGAGCCGTTTCGACGACGAGGGGTTCGCCTTCACCCCCCTGGGGCGAGACGAAATCAGGCTCATCGCCGGCAGCGCCCACCCCCTGGCCGGCAGAGGACCCGTCGGTATCGACGTCCTAGCCCGCCAGGAGTTCATCATGCGCGAACCGGGCTCCGGCACGGCCCGGACCATCGCGCACGCCCTGGCCGGCGCCGGCGTCGCGCCGGCCACCCTTGCCGTGCGGGCGAGCCTTGGGAGCAACGAGGCGGTCAAGCATGCCGTGGCCAGCGGATTGGGAGTATCGTTTCTGTCGGAAATCTCGGTGAGAAAGGAACTGGGACGCGGCGAACTCGTGGAGATTCCAGTCGACGGGCTGAAGATTTCCCGCACTTTCTACCTTGTGCAGCGGGACGGGCGGGAGCTTTCCCCGGCGGCCCGCGCCTTTGCCGACCTGATGAGGGAACAGTACCGCTAA
- a CDS encoding cytochrome B6, producing the protein MVLLAGAVALASATVTLAEERIVGKTSYAPVAGTEAFSTVKETMEKQKTAVMKRQMDLLGMRYDLADKAMQGVTMSRGKGVQEGVRVKLPAGTTWQQLAAMSPETIREKGLFPKGFLPLPHPNHPEGGMVFPKFHIDEVKKQTARDLTRFDLDFDIPDHFLPEFPAPIYLTTRPDLGDVSQGKLVTTQNFFELFNGILNPKQLEGLRLLLTPFPQQQFNATTDRRSAEPSLGVACFDCHANGHTNASTHLVGDIRPQELRHRLDTPPLRGVNIQRLFGSQRAMKSVEDFTEFEQRAAYFDGDPVIATKKGVNILERGSQVHFMAEFQNILDFPPAPKLTVFGKLDPEKAGEAELRGQEIFFGKARCAECHPAPYYTDNLMHNLRTERFYRPETMNGRLASADGPIKTFPLRGIKESPPYLHDGRLLTLADTIEFFNLVTGVKLTDEEKKDLLAFMLTL; encoded by the coding sequence ATGGTCCTGTTGGCAGGAGCGGTTGCCTTGGCAAGCGCCACGGTCACCCTGGCTGAAGAACGGATTGTCGGCAAGACGAGCTATGCGCCGGTCGCAGGCACCGAAGCATTTTCGACCGTCAAGGAAACCATGGAGAAGCAGAAGACTGCCGTGATGAAGCGCCAGATGGACCTCCTCGGGATGCGGTACGATCTGGCTGACAAAGCGATGCAGGGGGTTACCATGTCCCGGGGCAAGGGGGTGCAGGAGGGGGTGCGGGTCAAGCTTCCCGCGGGGACAACCTGGCAGCAGCTTGCGGCCATGTCCCCGGAAACCATCAGGGAGAAGGGACTGTTCCCCAAGGGGTTCTTGCCGCTCCCCCACCCCAATCATCCCGAGGGGGGGATGGTCTTCCCCAAGTTTCACATCGATGAAGTCAAAAAACAGACCGCCAGAGACCTGACCCGCTTCGATCTCGACTTCGACATCCCCGACCACTTCCTTCCCGAATTTCCGGCTCCCATCTACCTGACCACCCGCCCCGACCTGGGGGACGTCTCCCAGGGGAAGCTGGTGACCACCCAGAACTTCTTCGAGCTCTTCAACGGCATTCTCAACCCGAAGCAACTGGAGGGGCTGCGGCTGCTTCTCACCCCCTTCCCCCAGCAGCAGTTCAACGCCACCACTGACCGCCGCTCGGCCGAGCCGAGCCTGGGGGTTGCCTGCTTCGACTGTCACGCCAACGGCCACACCAATGCCTCGACCCACCTGGTGGGGGACATCCGGCCCCAGGAACTGCGTCACCGTCTTGACACGCCCCCCCTGCGGGGAGTCAATATCCAACGGCTGTTCGGCTCCCAGCGGGCGATGAAGAGCGTCGAGGACTTCACCGAATTCGAACAGCGGGCCGCCTACTTCGACGGCGACCCGGTGATCGCCACCAAGAAGGGGGTGAACATCCTGGAGCGAGGCAGCCAGGTCCACTTCATGGCCGAATTCCAGAATATCCTCGATTTCCCGCCGGCTCCCAAACTGACGGTCTTCGGCAAGCTCGACCCGGAAAAGGCCGGCGAGGCCGAACTGCGGGGCCAGGAGATATTCTTCGGCAAGGCCCGCTGTGCCGAGTGCCACCCCGCCCCCTACTACACCGACAACCTGATGCACAACCTGCGGACAGAGCGCTTCTACAGGCCGGAGACCATGAACGGCAGGCTGGCAAGCGCCGACGGCCCCATCAAGACATTCCCCCTCCGCGGCATCAAGGAATCCCCCCCGTACCTGCATGACGGGAGGCTCCTGACCCTTGCGGACACCATCGAGTTCTTCAATCTGGTTACCGGCGTCAAGCTCACCGACGAGGAGAAGAAGGACCTCCTGGCCTTCATGCTGACCCTGTAA
- a CDS encoding c-type cytochrome, with product MHDRSIVTKLKGSGHRSIIVVAILAGCLAAAGCKQQEKPVQAPAEKPATGAVPQTTMGGPMSDQQTQAMGKAIFKKQCAGCHGEEGKGMSAPSLQKADFKYGRTPEAIKETITKGRPGGMPAFGNLQEIEVETLVAYVLGLKR from the coding sequence ATGCATGACAGATCCATTGTGACGAAACTGAAGGGTTCGGGACACAGGAGCATCATCGTTGTCGCTATCCTTGCCGGCTGTCTGGCAGCCGCCGGCTGCAAGCAGCAGGAAAAGCCCGTCCAGGCCCCGGCCGAAAAACCGGCCACGGGAGCGGTCCCTCAGACAACCATGGGAGGCCCCATGAGTGACCAGCAGACGCAGGCCATGGGGAAAGCCATCTTCAAGAAACAGTGCGCCGGTTGCCACGGCGAAGAGGGTAAAGGGATGAGCGCCCCCTCTCTCCAGAAGGCCGACTTCAAGTACGGTCGCACTCCCGAGGCGATCAAGGAGACCATCACCAAGGGACGCCCCGGCGGCATGCCCGCTTTCGGCAACCTCCAGGAAATCGAGGTGGAAACCCTCGTTGCCTATGTCCTGGGCCTTAAACGGTAA
- a CDS encoding polyphosphate kinase 2 family protein, with the protein MSETIKKAKSFAKSFRVEEGKKFRLKDHDPNETLGLKHEEGIKDRSAEFLQQGVEILAEMQEMLYAQDRWGLLLIFQAMDAAGKDGAIKHVMSGVNPQGCQVFNFKAPSAEELDHDFLWRSGKCLPERGRIGIFNRSYYEEVLVVRVHRELLEKQKLPPQLVTKDIWKERYEDINAYERYLTRNGIAIRKFFLNVSRGEQKKRFLERLDNPDKNWKFSVADAQERRHWDKYMDAYEDMIRHTATEYAPWYVVPADNKWFSRLVVAGGIIEALDGLQLAYPEVDEAKRKELAAARAMLEG; encoded by the coding sequence ATGAGCGAGACGATCAAAAAAGCCAAATCCTTTGCCAAGAGCTTTCGGGTGGAAGAGGGTAAGAAGTTCAGGCTCAAGGACCACGACCCCAACGAGACTCTCGGGCTCAAGCACGAGGAGGGGATCAAGGACCGGTCCGCCGAGTTCCTCCAGCAGGGGGTCGAAATTCTTGCGGAGATGCAGGAGATGCTCTATGCCCAGGACCGGTGGGGACTCCTCCTCATCTTCCAGGCCATGGATGCGGCCGGGAAAGACGGCGCCATCAAGCACGTCATGTCCGGTGTCAACCCCCAGGGATGCCAGGTTTTCAACTTCAAGGCCCCTTCAGCGGAGGAACTGGATCACGACTTCCTCTGGCGGAGCGGCAAGTGCCTCCCCGAGCGGGGGCGGATCGGCATTTTCAACCGTTCCTACTACGAAGAGGTCCTGGTCGTCAGGGTCCACCGGGAACTCCTCGAAAAGCAGAAGCTCCCGCCGCAACTGGTGACGAAAGATATCTGGAAGGAGCGTTACGAGGACATCAACGCCTACGAGCGCTACCTGACCCGCAACGGCATCGCCATCCGCAAATTTTTTCTCAACGTGTCGCGGGGGGAGCAGAAGAAGCGCTTCCTGGAGCGGCTCGACAATCCGGACAAGAACTGGAAATTCTCGGTGGCCGATGCCCAGGAGCGCCGGCACTGGGACAAATACATGGACGCCTACGAGGATATGATCCGTCACACCGCCACTGAATACGCCCCCTGGTATGTGGTGCCGGCGGACAACAAGTGGTTCAGCCGCCTGGTGGTGGCGGGAGGCATCATCGAGGCCCTCGACGGGCTGCAACTCGCCTACCCCGAGGTGGACGAGGCGAAACGGAAGGAGTTGGCCGCGGCCCGGGCGATGCTTGAGGGGTGA
- a CDS encoding Na+/H+ antiporter NhaA, with amino-acid sequence MRKPINLLREFSVPLIAGVITALAWANLDPRGYDALIHQPSFGGVSLHFLVNELFMVLFFGIAAAEITQSCLPGGDLNPPRKAVNPLLATLGGVIGPVLVYLSLNAVIGDPTLTKGWGIPTATDIALAWLVARLVFGAGHPAVSFLLLLAVADDAIGLAIIAVFYPDPVHPTEPMWLFLTVAGIVAAYILRGARAKSYWPYVLVGGGLSWTGLFKAHLHPALALVFIIPFLPHPPRESAHLFEENPRDTSPLARFEHDWKIVVDFGLFLFGLANAGVRFSSVGTATWLVLTALLVGKTAGILTMGSLGKALGFPLPDRVGFKELALTGLVAGMGLTVALFVAGVAFVDPDIEGAAKMGALLSGGVLPVAVALGRILKVRRIP; translated from the coding sequence ATGAGAAAACCGATCAATCTACTGAGGGAGTTCTCCGTCCCCCTCATCGCCGGAGTCATAACAGCCCTCGCTTGGGCAAACCTCGATCCCCGGGGGTATGATGCCCTTATCCATCAGCCTTCTTTCGGGGGGGTCAGCCTCCATTTCCTGGTCAATGAACTCTTCATGGTGCTCTTTTTCGGGATCGCAGCCGCCGAGATCACCCAGAGCTGCCTTCCCGGCGGGGACCTGAACCCGCCCCGCAAGGCCGTCAACCCTCTGCTGGCGACCCTCGGCGGCGTCATCGGCCCAGTGCTCGTCTACCTGAGTCTCAATGCCGTCATCGGTGACCCGACCCTGACCAAGGGGTGGGGAATCCCCACCGCAACCGACATTGCCCTGGCCTGGCTCGTGGCGCGGCTGGTCTTTGGCGCCGGCCACCCGGCGGTATCGTTCCTCCTGCTCCTGGCCGTGGCTGACGACGCCATCGGGCTTGCCATCATCGCCGTCTTCTACCCCGATCCAGTCCACCCCACCGAGCCGATGTGGCTTTTCCTGACGGTGGCCGGCATCGTGGCCGCCTACATCCTGCGGGGCGCCAGGGCGAAGAGCTACTGGCCCTATGTACTTGTGGGGGGAGGGCTCTCCTGGACCGGCCTGTTCAAGGCCCACCTCCACCCGGCCCTGGCCCTCGTCTTCATCATCCCCTTCCTCCCCCATCCTCCGCGGGAATCGGCGCACCTGTTCGAGGAAAATCCCCGCGACACCTCCCCCCTCGCCCGTTTCGAGCACGACTGGAAGATCGTCGTCGACTTCGGCCTCTTCCTCTTCGGCCTCGCCAACGCGGGAGTCCGCTTCTCCTCAGTGGGAACGGCCACCTGGCTCGTGCTGACAGCGCTCCTGGTCGGCAAGACGGCAGGCATCTTAACCATGGGCTCACTGGGAAAGGCCCTCGGCTTCCCCCTCCCGGACAGGGTTGGGTTCAAGGAACTGGCGTTGACGGGGCTGGTGGCCGGCATGGGGCTCACCGTAGCCCTCTTCGTGGCGGGGGTCGCCTTTGTGGATCCCGACATCGAGGGTGCGGCCAAGATGGGGGCGCTCCTCTCGGGGGGAGTACTCCCGGTGGCCGTGGCGCTCGGCAGAATCCTGAAGGTACGGAGAATCCCCTGA